One genomic window of Thioclava sp. GXIMD4216 includes the following:
- a CDS encoding NUDIX domain-containing protein — protein sequence MPEKACPIVVRLNCGQPEVLAFAHPSAGKQFVKGTIESDEDPDEAAIRETWEESGIRIVKPLFYIGAHQIGTTRQCWHFFQHLSSGLPETWYHHTVNDFGHTFAFFWHPLREPLDQSWHSIFHEAFAFFAPRCSLD from the coding sequence ATGCCCGAGAAAGCCTGTCCAATTGTGGTTCGTTTGAATTGCGGTCAGCCAGAGGTGTTGGCTTTTGCTCACCCTTCTGCTGGCAAGCAATTCGTCAAGGGCACCATTGAATCCGACGAGGACCCGGATGAAGCCGCGATCAGAGAAACTTGGGAAGAAAGCGGCATTCGCATTGTTAAACCCTTGTTTTATATTGGAGCCCACCAAATCGGGACAACCCGTCAGTGTTGGCATTTCTTCCAGCATCTCTCGTCTGGACTTCCGGAGACTTGGTATCACCACACGGTCAATGATTTCGGCCATACCTTCGCGTTTTTCTGGCATCCGCTGAGAGAACCACTGGATCAAAGTTGGCATTCGATCTTTCATGAAGCCTTTGCGTTTTTTGCGCCGCGTTGCTCACTCGATTGA
- a CDS encoding IS110 family transposase, protein MDKKTFDQLMSIGVDIGKDTFHLVGFDRDGQLVLRKQIKRLALVTTFEKLPRCIVGMEACLSAHFVSRTLRQLGFEPRIIPAIYVKPFVKGQKNDYNDAEAIAEAALRPNLPIVPEKSQDQLDLQALHRVRSRLVSRRTATINQIRAFLIEQGITVRKGLRALKNSFEAILEERKDEISPRMRAILIGLYGDWLWLDDRIDAVSKEIEQISRTEENCVNVMTIPGIGPMISTAMVAAIGTGEAFGRGRDFAAWVGLVPRQYSTGGRTVLGRISKRGSRYLRMLFVQAAKVILMRANRWPDFSFGDWLIRASERMNRNKLAVALANKLARMAWSILRHRTAFDAPRDEVTAGI, encoded by the coding sequence ATGGATAAGAAGACGTTCGATCAGCTGATGTCCATCGGAGTCGACATTGGCAAGGACACGTTCCACCTCGTCGGGTTTGACCGAGATGGTCAGTTGGTGTTGCGTAAGCAGATCAAGCGATTGGCACTCGTCACGACATTCGAGAAGCTGCCGCGATGCATCGTCGGCATGGAGGCTTGCCTGAGTGCTCATTTCGTCAGTCGGACCCTACGCCAGCTTGGTTTCGAGCCGCGCATCATCCCCGCGATTTATGTGAAGCCTTTCGTCAAGGGGCAGAAGAACGACTACAATGATGCCGAGGCCATCGCGGAAGCGGCGCTGCGCCCGAACTTACCAATCGTGCCGGAGAAGAGCCAGGACCAGCTCGACCTGCAGGCCCTTCACCGGGTGCGCTCGCGTCTGGTGTCGCGCCGGACCGCGACTATCAACCAGATCCGCGCCTTCCTGATCGAGCAAGGCATCACGGTGCGCAAAGGGCTTCGGGCTTTGAAGAACTCCTTCGAGGCCATCCTCGAGGAACGCAAAGACGAGATATCGCCGCGCATGCGGGCCATCCTGATCGGTCTATACGGCGACTGGCTCTGGCTGGATGACCGGATCGACGCGGTCTCAAAAGAGATCGAGCAGATCAGCCGCACCGAGGAGAACTGCGTCAACGTCATGACCATTCCTGGTATCGGACCGATGATTTCGACGGCGATGGTTGCCGCGATTGGCACGGGAGAGGCATTCGGGCGCGGACGGGATTTTGCGGCATGGGTCGGCTTGGTTCCCAGACAATACAGCACGGGTGGCCGAACGGTGCTCGGCCGCATTTCCAAACGTGGCAGTCGATACCTGAGGATGCTCTTCGTTCAGGCCGCCAAGGTCATTCTGATGCGTGCCAATCGATGGCCTGACTTCAGCTTTGGCGATTGGTTGATCCGCGCATCGGAGAGGATGAACAGAAACAAGCTGGCCGTGGCGCTGGCCAACAAACTGGCGCGCATGGCCTGGAGTATCCTCAGACACAGAACCGCGTTTGACGCACCGAGAGACGAGGTCACTGCCGGTATTTAG